One Desulfurobacteriaceae bacterium genomic region harbors:
- a CDS encoding MBL fold metallo-hydrolase: GTSYNSYIIFGSEKTALIDTVEPHKGEELLRNLEELNVERIDYIISNHAEQDHSGMIPEVLKRFPEAKVVTNKKCKAMLIDLLDLKEEVFEVIEDRGTISLGDKTLQFFMSPWGHSPETM, translated from the coding sequence TGGAACGAGTTATAACTCATACATTATTTTTGGAAGTGAGAAAACCGCTTTAATAGATACCGTTGAACCTCATAAGGGTGAAGAGCTTCTTAGAAACTTGGAAGAATTAAACGTTGAAAGGATTGACTACATAATCTCAAACCATGCAGAACAAGACCATTCAGGAATGATTCCTGAAGTTTTAAAGCGCTTTCCTGAGGCTAAAGTCGTTACTAACAAAAAATGTAAAGCTATGCTTATAGATCTTTTAGATCTTAAAGAAGAAGTTTTTGAAGTCATCGAAGATAGAGGCACAATCTCTTTGGGAGATAAGACTTTACAATTCTTCATGTCTCCGTGGGGTCACTCGCCAGAAACGATG